From Chryseobacterium joostei, the proteins below share one genomic window:
- a CDS encoding T9SS type A sorting domain-containing protein, whose amino-acid sequence MRKLTTLSAIILCGLMDAQYCAPAFQYGASSNMISNVTFGSINNASTMNSSTAPEYEDFTSISTDLIAGNSYPISVKGPSSTFPSDVVVYIDFNQNGNFDDAGESFFIGRLAAANPANAFTIDSTITIPSNVSGGSKRMRILKNTNVSAYSDPNAQNSINSACDQGLRAGQTEDYTVNISGGSSGFPAPYCGSENITSLTVSEISKVEFVGITNESPIDGNSSVMEDFTGTVFNVNRGSGYPITVTGGTHGQATVSAYAYIDFNHNNQFDADEKFNLGYLDNSNPVSGHESGVTSETITIPANALLGVTRFRLVKAYESSSWMGTLENLPCPSGWFIGQAEDYTINVQPENLSTTEVSKDASKGIKVYPNPTTGSVTIKMKEGLEKYEVYNISGQKLSEGNSGIVNMSNLVPGIYLIKILTKNKNITTEKVIKK is encoded by the coding sequence ATGAGAAAACTAACTACTCTTTCTGCTATCATTTTATGCGGACTAATGGATGCTCAATATTGTGCTCCTGCATTTCAATATGGTGCCAGCAGCAACATGATAAGTAATGTAACCTTTGGAAGCATTAACAATGCATCAACAATGAATTCTTCAACAGCTCCGGAATATGAGGATTTTACTTCAATTTCTACGGATCTGATAGCAGGGAATTCATATCCTATATCTGTAAAAGGACCATCAAGTACGTTTCCAAGTGATGTAGTGGTATACATTGATTTTAATCAGAACGGTAACTTTGATGATGCTGGAGAGAGCTTTTTTATAGGTAGATTGGCTGCTGCTAATCCTGCAAATGCTTTTACAATTGATAGTACGATTACAATCCCGTCCAATGTTTCTGGTGGGAGCAAAAGAATGAGAATTCTTAAAAATACAAATGTATCGGCTTATTCGGATCCAAATGCTCAGAATTCAATCAATTCAGCTTGCGATCAGGGCTTAAGAGCGGGACAGACTGAAGACTATACAGTGAATATTTCAGGAGGAAGCTCAGGATTTCCGGCACCGTACTGTGGTTCTGAAAATATAACAAGCCTTACAGTAAGCGAAATAAGTAAGGTGGAGTTTGTTGGGATAACGAACGAAAGTCCTATTGATGGAAATTCATCTGTAATGGAAGACTTTACAGGAACTGTTTTCAATGTAAACCGCGGAAGTGGTTATCCAATAACAGTAACCGGAGGAACTCATGGTCAGGCAACCGTTTCAGCCTATGCCTATATCGATTTTAATCATAACAATCAGTTTGATGCTGATGAAAAGTTTAATCTTGGGTATTTGGATAATTCAAATCCTGTTTCTGGTCATGAATCAGGGGTGACTTCCGAAACAATTACCATCCCTGCCAATGCATTATTGGGAGTAACCCGTTTCAGGTTGGTAAAAGCTTATGAATCCAGCTCATGGATGGGAACGTTGGAGAATTTACCATGTCCGTCAGGTTGGTTCATCGGTCAGGCAGAGGATTATACCATTAATGTACAGCCGGAAAACCTTTCAACTACAGAGGTTTCCAAGGATGCATCAAAGGGTATAAAGGTATATCCAAACCCTACTACAGGGTCTGTAACGATCAAAATGAAAGAGGGACTGGAAAAGTATGAAGTTTACAATATTTCAGGACAAAAACTTTCGGAAGGGAATTCTGGGATTGTAAATATGAGCAATCTGGTTCCGGGAATTTATCTTATCAAAATCCTTACAAAAAATAAAAATATAACCACTGAAAAGGTTATCAAAAAATAA